In the Parasteatoda tepidariorum isolate YZ-2023 chromosome 3, CAS_Ptep_4.0, whole genome shotgun sequence genome, one interval contains:
- the LOC107451287 gene encoding triple QxxK/R motif-containing protein, with product MGKNTTKDTSHALPVESYRKQIGKQDYKKSKSELKEAKARAQAKKGISSFYKDVAVMIGALAAVIGVLYTALYYFLEKKEK from the exons ATGGGAAAAAACACTACTAAGGACACTAGTCATGCTCTCCCAGTTGAGTCATACAGAAAACAAATtg gtAAACAAGATTACAAGAAATCAAAATCTGAATTGAAAGAAGCTAAGGCTAGAGCTCAGGCTAAGAAAGGGATCAGCAGTTTCTACAAG GATGTTGCTGTTATGATTGGGGCTTTGGCTGCTGTTATAGGAGTATTGTACACAGCACTGTACTACTTTTtggagaaaaaggaaaaataa